The sequence below is a genomic window from Candidatus Binatia bacterium.
CTCGCCGGTTGGGGTTTCTACGACGGCATTTACGACTACGGCACGCAGCAGTTCGATCACCAACGAAAGCAGGTCCTGACCCGATTCAGCCAGGCAACATCGCTCAACGACGTTGTCCACGGTACCGATGACGTGCTGGACCCCAGAGACGTCTTCGCCCACCAGCAGCGGGTGAACGAGTTGTATCTCAGCTACACCAAAGGGCCGCTGTTTATCCGTGTTGGCAGGCAGGCGATTTCTTGGGGAGAATCGGACACCATCGGCATCCTCGACCAGAACAACCCGTTTGATCTGACGCTGGGAGTACCAGGCGTGTTTGAAGACCTCGACGAGGCTCGTATTCCGCTGTGGACCTTACGCACGAGCTACGCCCTGTTTGATACGCTCGGTCCGCTCTCGAGCGGTTTCGTCGAAGGCTACTGGGTACCTGGCGATATCGACAATACGACCGCTATCGTGCCGATGGCCACGGTGAGCCCGTACTCCCCGCCCGTCCCAGATCCGGGCACCAACCAGCAACTAGCTTTTTTGAACGTTGGCCCTCCTCTACATCGCTTACGCTTCGTCGATCACATCCCTACTCACAGTATGGCTAACAGCCGCTGGGGTGTCCGCGCACAGACCGTTGTCGCCCGGGACTACACCGTCAGCGCCTGGATTTACACGACGTTTCCAA
It includes:
- a CDS encoding DUF1302 family protein, which translates into the protein MKSFRAGWWVLALLVALGNAHPAAAIYLDEQQNISLRARVYSQAAIRTEDSSGQTTPEVRAGQLIQQRNFFNPELDAKLASYTTWMKDMQGFLPVIAPDSFDFRLAGWGFYDGIYDYGTQQFDHQRKQVLTRFSQATSLNDVVHGTDDVLDPRDVFAHQQRVNELYLSYTKGPLFIRVGRQAISWGESDTIGILDQNNPFDLTLGVPGVFEDLDEARIPLWTLRTSYALFDTLGPLSSGFVEGYWVPGDIDNTTAIVPMATVSPYSPPVPDPGTNQQLAFLNVGPPLHRLRFVDHIPTHSMANSRWGVRAQTVVARDYTVSAWIYTTFPNQPMPRLVGKAYAGPGPANPLFIVEMVHKLVPVVGVSNTFFFEPLNGIVRMEAEYFNREPAFIP